TGGCGGAAAAGCTGGTTGATGTCATCATTCAGGTCGCGGATCTCGTACTCGTTCAGACCGTAGTCCTGAATCTTGGACACTTTGCGCTCCAAGTCACTCATGACCGAGGCACGCCACCTCTCACATTCGCGCAAACTCGTGATTCCATTGGCAACCGTCGGGCGCTTTCCTGGGGTGAATGGCTTCACACccagctcggccgcctgtGCCTGACGGAAGCGGTACAGCACAGCTTGGGCCTTCTCCTGATTCTGCGCCATGGTGTCGCGGACGGAGTGTGGAGGTGCGTGAGCCGCACATTGTCACGTGATTTTTTCTGCTGCGGCAACTACCAAAAAGCCCCTCTGCGACTCCTGCTTCTTTCCACCCGACTTTCTTGCAAAAGTGAGTAGCCTTGATTTTTTTTGGGACGAAGCTAACCATGAACAGTGTCCAAGATCCAAGTGTCAGGCGTGCGGTCCAGTGTCAAGGACCTTATGAAGGGTTCCGAGGAGAAGCGTCGCAACTTTGTTGAGACCGTCGAGCTCCAGATCGGTCTCAAGAACTACGACCCCCAGCGTGACAAGCGTTTCAGCGGCACTGTTAAGCTGCCCAACATCCCGCGCCCCCGTATGTCGCTGTGCATTCTCGCTGatgccgccgacgtcgaccgcgcGAAGCTCATCTCGCTCGACTACATGACCGTCGAGGACTTGAAGAAGCTCAACAAGAACAAGAAGCTTGTCAAGAAGCTCGCCAAGAAGTACGATGCTTTCCTGGCTTCGGAGGCTCTCATCAAGCAGATTCCTCGTCTCCTGGGTCCCGGTCTCTCGAAGGCCGGCAAGTTCCCTGCCCCCGTCTCGCACGCTGACGATCTGGAGAAGAAGGTGAACGACGTCAAGTCGACCATCAAGTTCCAGCTCAAGAAGGTGCTGTGTCTCGGTGTGGCCGTCGGCCACGTTGAGATGGGCGAGGACCAGCTCGTTGCCAACATCATGCTGTCGGTCAACTTCCTCATCTCGCTGCTGAAGAAGAACTGGCAGAACGTCAAGTCGCTGCACATCAAGTCGACTATGGGCAAGCCCCAGCGTCTGTTCTAAGTGTATCGACACTTCAAAATTGCGGCTCTCATTTGTCTCGGAATAAACCATGGCAGATCGCACGCTTGTACCCAGCCTATGGGTAGGCTTTCTATAGCATAGGTGAGGGGAGCTCTGGACTGAAATGGAGTTGCATCTTTTTTTATATCTTGTTCGTCTACATAGAGGGGGCATTCGAGTAAGCACTCGCAAGACTGCATCGTGCGAGGCCAAAGAAGAGGTCAGAGAAGGGATCTTGGGGACGTAGGTCGCAAATGGAACCCCTTCCTGCCACCTCGGCAAGTCCGCCAGCAAGGCCCACCCCCACCCAAGGCACAAGCACTCACTATCCAAGTTCACTAGGAGTATAAGTTTCGATTCTGGATTGGTATGGACTATCCTTTCATaggcgcggcctgcgccacaGACAGACAGGGAAGTATAATGTACCAACAGACCACCGGAGCACGGCTCGGGTAATACAAGTCCGCCATCACAGAATCATCTTTTGGGGCCATGCACGTCAAGATATTTAGAAACGGTTGAacgccttggcgcgctcaGTGCTCTTGTTCTTGATCACCTTGAGGGTGTTGAAACGCACGGTCTTCGACAGGGGGCGGCACTGGCCTGAAGGTTAGCAAAAAAAGGAAAAGAGGAGTACGTACCAGCCACGATAATGTCACCGACCTCGACACGGAACGCGGGCGAAACGTGCACGGGAAGGTTCTTGTGGCGCCGCTCGTAACGGTTGTACTTGGGGACGTAGTGCAGGTACTCCCGGCGGATGATCACGGTGCGGGTCATCTTGGTCGAGACAACCTTGCCGCTCAGCAGACGGCCACGGATCGAGACGAGACCAGTCCAGGGGCACTTCTTGTCTGCAACAGTGTTAGTACGCGTTCAAAGAAACAGAAACGGCGCAGTACGCCGTGAGGATACGTACCAATGTAAGTACCGTTGATGGCAGCGCCGGGGGTCTTGAAGCCCAGACCGACGTCCTTGTACCACCGGCGGGTACGGGTGGTCTTGCGAGCCGCCTTCGAGTTAAGGAAAAGGGGCTGCTTCTGGAAAGCCTTCTCCGTCTGCACACCGAGCTCCACGTTAGACATTGTGAGTTGAGAgaacgacgagcgccggccCCGAAGAAGCAAACGCGCCGCCAGAAAACTATAGAAAATGCACGTGACAAAATAATTTGACGGCACGTGACGGACACCTTCTggccggcgtcggtcgcctGGACTCTTCCTTACCCCTGAGCTGAGTCGGATCTGCCTTGCGGACCTTTCGAAGAAGCGCTCACTTAACTTTTAAAACTAATCATGTCTGACGTTGAGGAAACCCCCGTGGATGTCCAGGTCGAGGAGACCGAGCAGGCccctgctgctgccgctgGCGGCCCCATGAGCATTGAGGATGCTCTCCAGCAGGTCCTCAAGAAGGCTCTCGTCCACGACGGTCTTGCCCGCGGTCTCCGTGAGGCTGCCAAGGccctcgaccgccgccaGGCTCACCTGTGTGTGCTCGTCGAGACCTGCAACGAGGCCGAGTACATCAAGCTCATCGAGGCTCTCTGCAACAAGTACGACATCAACCTCCTCAAGGTGTCGGACCCCAAGACCCTCGGTACCTGGGCCGGTCTCTGCAAGATTGACCGTGAGGGCAACCCCCGGAAGGTCGTCGGCTGCTCGTGCGTTGTCGTCCGCGACTTCGGTGAGGACTCGGAGGGCCTGAACGTGCTCCTCGAGTACTTCAAGAGCCAGCGCGCCTAATTCGGATAGGAGTGTCACATTCCAGCTGTCTCACTTCTACCTGCTGCGGTACTCGCAGTGCTCCAAAATTGCGACATTTGTGCTTCTCTATACATTTGAATAGTCAATGA
The Malassezia japonica chromosome 2, complete sequence genome window above contains:
- the RPL10A gene encoding 60S ribosomal protein L10A (EggNog:ENOG503NUHC; COG:J; BUSCO:EOG09264LBC) translates to MKGSEEKRRNFVETVELQIGLKNYDPQRDKRFSGTVKLPNIPRPRMSLCILADAADVDRAKLISLDYMTVEDLKKLNKNKKLVKKLAKKYDAFLASEALIKQIPRLLGPGLSKAGKFPAPVSHADDLEKKVNDVKSTIKFQLKKVLCLGVAVGHVEMGEDQLVANIMLSVNFLISLLKKNWQNVKSLHIKSTMGKPQRLF
- the RPS11A gene encoding ribosomal 40S subunit protein S11A (EggNog:ENOG503NVGD; BUSCO:EOG092653NM; COG:J), encoding MSNVELGVQTEKAFQKQPLFLNSKAARKTTRTRRWYKDVGLGFKTPGAAINGTYIDKKCPWTGLVSIRGRLLSGKVVSTKMTRTVIIRREYLHYVPKYNRYERRHKNLPVHVSPAFRVEVGDIIVAGQCRPLSKTVRFNTLKVIKNKSTERAKAFNRF
- the RPS12 gene encoding 40S ribosomal protein S12 (COG:J; BUSCO:EOG09265CN0; EggNog:ENOG503P1R7), producing MSDVEETPVDVQVEETEQAPAAAAGGPMSIEDALQQVLKKALVHDGLARGLREAAKALDRRQAHLCVLVETCNEAEYIKLIEALCNKYDINLLKVSDPKTLGTWAGLCKIDREGNPRKVVGCSCVVVRDFGEDSEGLNVLLEYFKSQRA